The proteins below come from a single Microbulbifer sp. Q7 genomic window:
- a CDS encoding PHB depolymerase family esterase: MIERPTRTLLGAGLGALLATGASYTSAGSWQHNVPIGGFDKVHIYTPDSRSPIGDGKSLLVLLHGCVQPIDSYLTADLEGAAETYGMVVAVPDAKHKAGYNCWSYWEDARSRSSGDYKNLISLAETMSDDSARDIDPNQVYIAGLSSGAVFANTTACIAPDVFAGVGVSAGPSIGTSPSGAIGRCEAADVTNRCLGYAGNNAEHFATQIASITHGTDDKTVNACYNQQNAQGMAGVYQVEQLPETSTYSEGGHTATETLWQDGRVSMLWLNGVGHAWSGGKQASGKYVSNTGVNYAHYLGAYFVAHNNRVDRTESPTSAR; encoded by the coding sequence ATGATTGAGCGCCCTACGCGCACGCTGCTGGGTGCCGGTCTCGGCGCCCTGCTTGCAACAGGTGCAAGCTACACCTCAGCCGGAAGCTGGCAACACAATGTGCCCATTGGCGGCTTCGACAAAGTCCATATTTACACCCCCGATAGCCGCTCCCCCATCGGAGACGGCAAATCCTTGCTGGTGCTTCTGCACGGTTGCGTTCAGCCCATTGATAGCTACCTGACCGCCGACCTCGAAGGCGCCGCAGAAACCTACGGCATGGTGGTCGCAGTCCCGGATGCCAAGCACAAGGCCGGCTACAACTGCTGGTCCTACTGGGAAGACGCCAGATCCCGCTCTTCGGGTGACTACAAAAACCTGATCAGCCTGGCCGAGACCATGAGCGATGACAGCGCCCGCGATATCGACCCGAACCAGGTATACATTGCCGGGCTTTCCTCCGGGGCCGTATTTGCCAACACCACCGCCTGTATCGCACCGGATGTGTTTGCCGGTGTTGGTGTGAGCGCCGGGCCAAGTATCGGCACCAGCCCCAGTGGCGCCATTGGCCGCTGTGAAGCTGCCGATGTCACCAACCGCTGCCTCGGCTATGCGGGAAACAATGCCGAGCATTTCGCAACCCAGATCGCGTCCATCACCCACGGAACCGACGACAAGACGGTCAACGCCTGCTACAACCAGCAAAACGCCCAGGGCATGGCGGGCGTGTACCAGGTGGAGCAGCTCCCGGAAACCAGCACCTATAGCGAGGGCGGGCACACCGCAACCGAAACCTTGTGGCAGGACGGACGGGTATCCATGCTGTGGCTTAATGGTGTGGGGCACGCCTGGTCGGGCGGCAAGCAGGCCAGTGGCAAGTATGTCAGTAACACCGGGGTCAATTATGCCCACTACCTGGGGGCCTACTTTGTTGCACACAACAACCGGGTCGATCGTACCGAGTCCCCCACATCGGCCAGGTAA